In Apodemus sylvaticus chromosome 7, mApoSyl1.1, whole genome shotgun sequence, the sequence GTAAGTCAGAAGGCGCAGTAATCGCTTGTATTCTGAGCAGCTGCCCTTGGCTGATAGGGCCGTCCTGAGACCCATTCAGATCCAAGACGACTTTTCTCCATAGGTAAGAGCCCTGACCCGTGAAAACATGACTTGCTCTGTCTGGAGAGTCTCTCGGCTTCCTTCTCACAGCTACGACCCTGACCAAAGACTGGAGCAGTTCCCCAGGGTATCCCCAGTGCATACGGGCAGAGGGGTGCAAAGCCAGGCCCTGCCGCAGCCACTGGTGGAGGGTCAGCTCCTACCCTGTTCTCTGGGCTCATCCCCGTCAGCAGAGGAGGACCTCCACGCACACGCACTCCTCAGGCCCCACGGGCCCTGTCACACTCACACGGCACGCTCTTTGCACTGCCTGTTCTCCTCCTGTCACCCAGGAAGACCCAAGGTCACCCCAAAGGACAGGCGTGCAGGGCCTCCTGGATCTTCTGGCGACAACGAGAATACTTCTGCAGGATCTGGCGAAGGTGTTCCTCTTCTTCCCGCTGCAGGATTCGAAGGAAATTGTGCAGTTCAGGCATGCTGAAGGCATCCCACTGgaagggcagaggagagagacaTGGGCATACATGAGGGCTAAGTTGGCACACCCTCCTCAGAGACTGGTCCATGATGGTCCCATTAGCAGGACTGGGCTCCTGACATTACCTTCCTTTTCATTCCCTTCCTCGTTATGTTACtgattatgtgtatgggtgttttgtcacatatcatgtgtatgcatgttaacacagaggtcagaagaaggtgcaGGTCCCTGGAATTAGAGTCACACATGGTTGAGCTGCCGTCTGAGtgctggtcctctgtaagagcgaCATGTACTCAACCGTTAAgccaactccttttttttttgtcattgttgcttgaaggttttataatttatttatgtacattggtgttctgactgcatgtctgtctgtgtgagggtgtcagatcccttggaactggaattagagacagttgtgagctgccatgtgggtattaGAAATTAAACCCCGGgtactgaacccaggtcctttggaagagcagccagtactcttaattgATGaaacatctttccagccccactaAGCCAACTCTTGAAGTCCcctattttgtttgttgtttttttgagtcatAGTCTTTCCACATATCAAAGGTTGTCCTTTAACTTGCTTAAGTAGCCCAAGTTAGTCTCAAACTTGttattctcctgcttctgcttcttgaaTGCTGGGTGGGATTACAAGTATTTATCATGATGCTAGGTGTGGTGTTAGGCTTTTGACTAAATAGTCTGTGCTCGGATCCTCATGAGCAGTTAGCATAGAAAACACGTCCTACAAAACAAGTCACTCGGAGTGAAatatctctgttgttagttgtTAGGTGCACTCTCCCCCatattctctctgcctctgtctccccccaccccatgggCTATGATTCAAACCTAGGGTCTCATAAATATTAGCAAGTTACCTTTTACTTTTTACCATTAAGCTACACTCCCAGATAGCTCTTTTACCCACcctattctttttctgttttgttttgtttgttttttcgagacagggtttctctgtatagccctggctgtcctggaactcactctgtagaccaggctggccaccacCGCCCTGTGGAGCATCtctttttaccactgagccacaactAACTCCTAGataaagttattattattattatttattttttgcattacTGGGAATTACACTGGGCTGTCTAGTTTTCAGTTAACTTTACACAAGCTAACATTAACTGAAAGTAGGTTATCTTAATTGGAAAAAAaggcctccataagatctggctgaaagggctgggcggtggtggcacacacctgtaatcccagcactatgggaggcagaggcaggaggatttctgagttcgaggccagcctggtctacagagtgagctccaggacagccagggctatacagagaaacctgtcttgaaaaaaccaaatccaaaaaaccaaaaaaccaaaaaactggctgtaaggcattttcttaattagtgactgatggggagggcccagcccactgtatggtgctacccctgggctggtgtcactggttctataagaaagcaggctgagcaagtcagtcaGCAGCGCCCACCATGGCTTCcacttcagctcctgccttcaggttcctgtcctgtgagttcctgccctgacttccttcaacggTGGATTATGATATGAAACtgtaatccaaataaataaacctttcccccaccatcttgcttttggtcatggtgtttcatcaaagcaataTAAAACCCAACTAAGACACAAACCAAGGGCTAAACTTGctaagcactttaccactgaactataaCCCCAAGCCtttttacttttgagataggatctcattaaATTAACCTAGCCTGGCCTTaagtcactctgtagcccaggaaggCTTTGAactagtgatcctcctgcttcagcattcCAGGTAGTTGAGATTACAGGCCAGTGTCACTAGGCCTTGCTAGGAAGAGTGTTTTGTTTTCACTATATAGCTCAGTTTGGTCTTGAACTttaggcaatcctcctgctttagcttcCCCATTAGATGAGATCACAGGCCTGTGGCCCTGGCCTAGCTGTCAACCATCTGAATGCTTCAAAGTGGCCTTTAGGCACTCCCATGGAAAacagctcttttttctttttttaaaaaaatctggggagctggagagatggctcagaggttaagaatactgactgctctgccacaggtcctgagttcaaatcccagcaaccacatggtggctcacacccatctgtaatgagatctgacgccctcttctgaagacagctacggagtatttacatataataaaaaaaaaatctgttttatgtgtataagtgtttttcCTGCAGGCaggtatgtgcactgtgtgcatggcCTGGAATTATGGACGGGGACGGCTGTAAGCTTCTCCATGGCTCTAagaaccaaatccaggtcctctgcatgaacAATaatgtgcttttaaccactgagctatctttcttgCCCTACTGTCctagttttgtgtgtgtctgtgtgtgtgtgtggggggggcatgcACATaagtacaggtgtgtgtgtgtgtgagagagagaggggttacATGCATTAGAGAGAGAGGGGTTACAtgcattagagagagagagagagagaggctacatGCATTAGAGGAGGGGTTACATGCATTTAAGTGCAGGCACTCTTTGATGCCAGAAGAGAaagcctttggaactggagttgcaggtgattGGGAGCCACTTGACACAGGTACTTCAAATAGAATGTGGTTTCTCAGGAAAAACAGCAAGCACTCTGGACCGTGGAGATCTCTGAGCCCACATATATGTAGCTCTGAACTTGTCTAGGCTCACCATGAGTTAGTCAAGTCCTCACTTTCAACAACCAGGAAACCACAAAGCCCTAAGACAAATCTTCCTAGCctgtgtgttttcctgtttttttgttttgttttgttttgttttattgtagcccagactgatctcaaactcatagcaatcctccagtcttagcctcccaagtacGGTGATTATAACTTAAGTTACTAGATTCAGCTTCTTCCTAGTTTCTTGGCTCAGGCTTTGACCTTGGCTTGAGAGTCCTGGAAGCCTAACCTTCCATTCAAGGACCTGcccattcttttctctctctctctctctctctcttttttttaaagatctatctatctatctatctatctatctatctatccattcagtGCATACGAgaacaccattgctctcttcagacacaccagaagagggcatcagatcccactacagatggttgtgagccaccatgtgtttgctgggaactgaactcagtgctctcaactgcagagccatgtctccagccccaagaccTGCATATTCCTGGAGAGACTGTGCAGGGCTTGTGCTCTAGGCCAGTTTCTCCTGAAATCCTCACCATAGCCACACCCCACTAGCTTTGTCTAATGATAGGAAATCAAGAAAGACTATGTACTCACATTCACCTCTCCAGAGTCGTTCTCCTTCAGGACAAAGCTCAGGGCCTTTTCACTAGGCCCTGCAAGAAGCCGCAGCTTCAAGGGCTGCTCATCATCCGACAGTTTACGGAAGTACACTGGAAGTGGGGCCAGGGAAAATAAACATTAGAGACAGACTCAGATGCCTCAGCCCCTTAATGCACaggtatgtgatatatatacccTTACAATGGGAGTGCTGAGATCAGACACCTACCCTGACCATGACGTTCAGTTCGTTCAAAGAGTGCAAACTTGCGAGGATCATCTATTACCATGAATTTTCGAAGCAGGGCTTCAATAACCTCACGTGCCCGTGTTCGTGATAGAACATGCAGATGCTTAATAGCATCCTTAGGCAAGTAAAAAGAGGTGCGGCGCCTCACTGCTGTGCTCCGCCCCGTGCCCCTCCTCGCGTCCTGTAAGGAAGGTGGTTTCTTGCTGGAAGGCACGGAGACAGGACGTACTAGTTTCAGCTGAACCTTGATGAAGCCCGTGTAGGAGCCATCCTTATtctgaaaaaagagaaagaacaaccACGCCATGTCAGGAAGTTCCGGGGATGGACACGGTTAGGTTGAGTCCTCCTGGGGCCGGGCAAAGTCACAGATGCAGAGATTGCTGCTTGGGCACACCCAAGAATACTTGGCTCCGACTCTGTGTACACCTGACACAAGCTGGCCTTCTGTCCCCACACTCCTGAGCAGCCAACTCACCAGGCTCATGAACAGGTTGCTGTTGATCTGGCCATTGTAATCCTTGATTTTCTGCTCAGTCTCAGCTTGAGAAAGATCAGGTGTCTCCCGCTCTACAGCCTCATCCTAAAAGACAGGCCAGCATGGATACAAGACCTTTGAGAGGCCCAAGGCTTTTTGGGGGGgtaaggggggtggggggcacgcCTTCTGGCTTGGAACTTGATTTTGGTCCTGTCACCAAACCCATACATCCTGACTGCTCCTGGTTTTGCACGCTATAGATGGAGACAGCAAAGAAAGGTAGAGTCATTTGGCTTTCTGCTGCTTGGGGCCAGCCACCTCGGCACTGGTTGTGGCCCCTAATGACATTACAGAACAG encodes:
- the Rassf1 gene encoding ras association domain-containing protein 1 isoform X2, with the protein product MGEAETPSFEMTWSSTTSSGYCSQEDSDSELEQYFTARTSLVRRPRRDQDEAVERETPDLSQAETEQKIKDYNGQINSNLFMSLNKDGSYTGFIKVQLKLVRPVSVPSSKKPPSLQDARRGTGRSTAVRRRTSFYLPKDAIKHLHVLSRTRAREVIEALLRKFMVIDDPRKFALFERTERHGQVYFRKLSDDEQPLKLRLLAGPSEKALSFVLKENDSGEVNWDAFSMPELHNFLRILQREEEEHLRQILQKYSRCRQKIQEALHACPLG
- the Rassf1 gene encoding ras association domain-containing protein 1 isoform X1, producing the protein MGEDWTERLGRGSLKGPTPVPCPAHKSTRSARLGFQRVLLGSFPPPCLDPGGGAEVAARPAASPARYSPAAGPLQHRPARAMSAEPELIELRELAPSGRIGPGRTRLERANALRIAPGTTRNPTQQHVPGRGHRFQPAGPTTHTWCDLCGDFIWGVVRKGLQCAHCKFTCHYRCRALVCLDCCGPRDLGWDSALERDTNVDEAVERETPDLSQAETEQKIKDYNGQINSNLFMSLNKDGSYTGFIKVQLKLVRPVSVPSSKKPPSLQDARRGTGRSTAVRRRTSFYLPKDAIKHLHVLSRTRAREVIEALLRKFMVIDDPRKFALFERTERHGQVYFRKLSDDEQPLKLRLLAGPSEKALSFVLKENDSGEVNWDAFSMPELHNFLRILQREEEEHLRQILQKYSRCRQKIQEALHACPLG
- the Rassf1 gene encoding ras association domain-containing protein 1 isoform X3 → MSLNKDGSYTGFIKVQLKLVRPVSVPSSKKPPSLQDARRGTGRSTAVRRRTSFYLPKDAIKHLHVLSRTRAREVIEALLRKFMVIDDPRKFALFERTERHGQVYFRKLSDDEQPLKLRLLAGPSEKALSFVLKENDSGEVNWDAFSMPELHNFLRILQREEEEHLRQILQKYSRCRQKIQEALHACPLG